From the Armatimonadia bacterium genome, one window contains:
- the htpX gene encoding zinc metalloprotease HtpX produces MNTVKTVLLMALLTGLLVGVGDLVAGQTGMLVALGLAVLMNFAGYWFSDKIVLTMYRAQPVDEVSAPGLYRIVRRLTSAANLPMPQVYIIPDPSPNAFATGRDPQHAAVAATEGILRLLNEEELEGVIAHELTHVQNRDILIGSMAATLAGALMILVRMFAWSTMFFGGGRSDDEGGNPLAALAMIIFAPLAASLIQMAISRSREYQADAGAAQLTGRPLGLARALAKLQQGVEYAPMDAEPTTAHMFIVSPLTGRSVLNLFSTHPPIEERIARLERMAHHS; encoded by the coding sequence ATGAACACAGTGAAGACGGTTCTTCTCATGGCTCTACTGACCGGCCTGCTGGTTGGGGTCGGCGATCTGGTTGCAGGGCAGACCGGCATGCTGGTTGCACTGGGCCTGGCGGTACTGATGAACTTCGCCGGCTACTGGTTCTCGGACAAGATCGTTCTGACCATGTACCGGGCCCAGCCCGTCGATGAAGTCTCCGCACCAGGACTGTACCGGATCGTGCGGCGACTGACTTCTGCTGCGAACCTACCGATGCCGCAGGTGTACATCATCCCGGACCCTTCCCCCAATGCTTTCGCGACGGGCCGGGATCCGCAGCACGCCGCGGTCGCAGCAACGGAAGGCATTCTGCGCCTCCTCAACGAGGAAGAGCTGGAAGGCGTGATTGCGCACGAGCTGACTCACGTCCAGAACCGGGACATCCTCATCGGTAGCATGGCCGCGACGCTGGCCGGTGCTCTCATGATCCTGGTGCGCATGTTCGCCTGGTCGACGATGTTTTTTGGAGGCGGCCGCAGCGATGATGAAGGCGGCAACCCTCTCGCCGCACTGGCCATGATCATCTTCGCGCCACTTGCCGCGAGCCTGATCCAGATGGCGATCTCGCGATCCAGGGAGTACCAGGCAGACGCCGGTGCGGCGCAGCTCACCGGACGCCCTCTGGGACTTGCAAGAGCGCTTGCGAAGCTGCAGCAGGGCGTCGAGTATGCGCCGATGGACGCCGAGCCGACCACCGCACATATGTTCATCGTGAGCCCTCTCACCGGCCGGTCGGTGCTGAATCTGTTCAGCACTCATCCGCCGATCGAGGAGCGTATCGCCCGTCTTGAGCGGATGGCGCACCACAGCTAG
- a CDS encoding PQQ-binding-like beta-propeller repeat protein yields the protein MLRTTIVASALLLAGTTWGVQDFTILHLSDCHVPFALAQTKETVKALPVGKEIALTPFGITVPAPGLAIVTGDLNEFGGGAGAWDQFQSLWRDRGLPVYLELGNHDNTWDCSRPRLRQIQGSVYYAFEYSGAKFVGFDTASAQDPRPSVSAEGLNWLRSEFERTPAEQPVFFFCHHPLGGSEFASAYDSARLLEVLQTRNVVLLLVGHGHGARAMKIAGFDAVMGGNTYSDTRGYGIISVKDNVIRVCHQFLNGEQKLTELLEKPLPQRSPFLSVAAVPDDGKVFGAEDPLTWEATVGAPGATGARCLLDGELKGSIGGGPERWTVQLDREGLSPGAHVLRMEFTDAAGLVTTHSLSFWLQGGPVRIAWRQQLLGSCQSTPLAVDGRLFVGSNDGSVSCLEASSGGSLWRMTTGGEVRSGIVSLGDGRVCFASADGQLRAVTAEGKFVWTYDAGSPMYSTPTVQGNTVVCGTNGGEVVALDRETGQLLWRTRAADYTIETPAAAGPEAFYFGAWDRYVHALSLADGKVLWSGVSKGTEKEAGAVRYYSPADCGPVYCQGKVFVTDRAYKLSVLDATTGQLLLGEDKCAAVGAAADGQSVYVRHSDGRVSKRGPEGNVLWVAEAPTGYVPTPPVEADGKVCVVSGAGTLTILDATTGAVRSQYKVSPGLYVFAAPACDGQQVYVADMGGNVLALSTDGL from the coding sequence ATGCTCCGAACCACTATCGTAGCCTCCGCGCTGCTGCTCGCAGGTACCACCTGGGGCGTACAGGACTTCACGATCCTGCACCTGTCTGACTGCCATGTTCCCTTTGCCCTGGCGCAGACCAAGGAGACTGTCAAGGCCCTCCCGGTGGGGAAGGAGATCGCCCTGACGCCCTTCGGCATCACGGTTCCGGCGCCTGGGCTTGCGATCGTGACCGGCGACCTCAACGAGTTCGGTGGCGGAGCCGGCGCCTGGGATCAGTTCCAGAGCTTGTGGCGAGATCGTGGTCTGCCCGTCTACTTGGAGCTCGGCAACCACGATAACACCTGGGATTGCTCGCGTCCGCGCCTGCGCCAGATCCAGGGATCGGTCTATTACGCCTTCGAGTACAGCGGCGCGAAGTTCGTCGGTTTCGACACCGCCTCAGCGCAGGACCCGCGCCCGTCTGTGAGCGCCGAGGGCCTCAACTGGCTCCGCAGCGAGTTCGAGCGCACGCCTGCCGAGCAGCCGGTCTTCTTCTTCTGCCACCATCCCCTGGGGGGCAGCGAGTTCGCGAGCGCCTACGACTCCGCGCGTCTGCTGGAAGTGTTGCAGACCCGCAACGTCGTACTGTTGCTGGTCGGTCACGGCCACGGTGCCCGGGCGATGAAGATCGCCGGCTTCGATGCGGTCATGGGCGGCAACACCTACAGCGACACCCGTGGCTACGGAATCATCTCGGTCAAGGACAACGTGATCCGCGTCTGCCACCAGTTCCTGAACGGTGAGCAGAAGCTCACAGAGCTCCTTGAGAAGCCGCTGCCCCAGCGGTCGCCCTTCCTCTCAGTAGCCGCAGTGCCTGACGACGGCAAGGTCTTCGGCGCTGAGGATCCGCTCACCTGGGAAGCAACGGTCGGTGCCCCTGGCGCAACGGGCGCACGCTGTCTCCTCGACGGCGAGCTCAAGGGCAGCATCGGAGGTGGACCGGAGCGCTGGACGGTGCAGCTCGACCGCGAGGGACTCAGTCCCGGGGCTCATGTCCTGCGCATGGAGTTCACGGACGCCGCCGGGCTTGTGACCACTCACAGCCTTTCCTTCTGGCTCCAGGGCGGACCGGTGCGAATCGCCTGGCGTCAGCAGCTTCTCGGCTCCTGCCAGTCAACGCCGCTGGCGGTAGATGGTCGGCTTTTCGTGGGCAGCAATGATGGGTCGGTCTCCTGCCTGGAGGCATCCTCAGGCGGGAGCCTGTGGCGCATGACGACCGGCGGCGAGGTGCGTTCAGGCATCGTCTCGCTGGGCGATGGCCGGGTGTGCTTCGCTTCGGCAGACGGGCAACTCCGCGCTGTCACGGCGGAGGGCAAGTTCGTCTGGACCTACGACGCCGGTTCGCCCATGTACTCCACGCCGACCGTCCAGGGCAACACGGTTGTTTGCGGCACCAATGGGGGAGAGGTCGTGGCGCTGGACCGCGAGACCGGGCAGTTGCTCTGGCGGACCAGGGCCGCTGACTACACCATTGAGACGCCGGCAGCCGCCGGTCCGGAAGCCTTCTACTTCGGGGCCTGGGATCGCTATGTCCACGCTTTGAGCCTGGCAGACGGCAAGGTGCTGTGGAGTGGCGTCAGCAAGGGGACGGAGAAGGAGGCCGGTGCAGTGCGCTACTACAGTCCGGCCGACTGCGGCCCGGTCTACTGCCAGGGCAAGGTGTTCGTCACCGACCGCGCTTACAAGCTCTCCGTCCTGGACGCAACGACCGGTCAGTTGCTGCTTGGCGAGGACAAGTGCGCCGCGGTCGGCGCGGCTGCGGATGGTCAGAGCGTGTACGTCCGCCACAGTGACGGGCGCGTCAGCAAGCGTGGTCCGGAGGGCAACGTGCTGTGGGTCGCCGAGGCGCCGACCGGCTATGTCCCGACACCTCCGGTCGAGGCAGACGGGAAGGTCTGCGTCGTCTCCGGCGCCGGGACCCTTACGATCCTCGATGCAACGACCGGCGCGGTGCGGAGCCAGTACAAGGTCTCCCCGGGACTGTACGTCTTCGCAGCCCCGGCCTGTGACGGACAGCAGGTGTACGTGGCG
- a CDS encoding 4Fe-4S binding protein, which yields MPHVIDCDKCTSCGSCAEVCPCEAIAEGDKCYVIDPEKCTDCDLCSGECPVEAISEE from the coding sequence ATGCCACACGTCATTGATTGCGATAAGTGCACCTCTTGCGGCTCTTGCGCCGAGGTCTGCCCTTGTGAGGCCATCGCCGAGGGCGACAAGTGCTACGTTATCGACCCCGAGAAGTGCACCGACTGTGACCTGTGCAGTGGCGAGTGCCCGGTTGAGGCTATCTCCGAGGAGTAG
- a CDS encoding DUF2961 domain-containing protein, which produces MQDLVRCRTLLAGTLCMLLGLLSHPGWSEPPGLSAAVSPSLASPAEGAIKLVGTTAMAGEGKDYKLLAPGEKVTVVSITGPAVIHRLWSTSSLTDETKLTMKLDGKDQVLWSAAKLPEGQAAGDPLRAMDGQAYWSYLPVKVGQKAEFIAQDLREKSGSEPATEDNGNKFYVQVGYTQGETGMAPASLVAKLRATLTQVLTDPLKMPALAAEQSGGQPPKLDTFPLELGKPLKLTDGPNWVVRELCLDTTGATFEQLAATRLILRSDGSRDACVDVPLPCLFGAFWAATEYKGFYTAIQQGKLFLRLPIPEGQGLEFELQPYQKGSPLKSARLTLSREYVSQAPAYRFCTEYRALMAQSGQPLRLAEIQGEGVFIGSLFAADGCSHRTLTFLEGNEQIYVDGAEKPSWEGTGSEDYFNAAWFFSAGVNARVFHGLTEMLQGPPPRISAYRFLIPDRISFTKSLRFDMQHGSRNTSPDTLYKCVSLWYQKAPCKVIEPREAAAAAPGASTPEGTAAGQQGGQEAPGTDPLTPILLGVVVLLAVLAGIRYLRRSR; this is translated from the coding sequence ATGCAAGACCTTGTACGTTGCCGCACCCTTCTCGCAGGCACCCTTTGTATGCTCCTCGGGCTGCTATCCCACCCCGGTTGGAGTGAGCCGCCTGGGCTGAGTGCAGCCGTCTCGCCTAGCCTGGCCTCACCCGCCGAGGGCGCGATCAAGCTCGTCGGAACGACGGCCATGGCCGGTGAGGGCAAGGACTACAAACTCCTGGCACCCGGCGAGAAGGTCACCGTCGTCTCGATCACTGGGCCGGCCGTCATCCATCGCCTCTGGTCGACCTCCAGCCTGACCGACGAGACGAAGCTGACGATGAAGCTCGACGGCAAAGACCAGGTCCTGTGGTCGGCGGCGAAGCTTCCCGAGGGCCAGGCGGCCGGTGATCCCCTGCGGGCTATGGACGGCCAGGCCTACTGGTCGTATCTGCCGGTGAAGGTTGGGCAGAAGGCCGAGTTCATCGCCCAGGACCTGCGCGAGAAGTCCGGGAGCGAACCGGCGACAGAGGACAACGGCAACAAGTTCTATGTTCAGGTTGGCTACACCCAGGGCGAGACCGGGATGGCGCCTGCGTCGCTGGTGGCGAAGCTGCGCGCTACCCTCACGCAGGTTCTCACAGACCCGCTCAAGATGCCGGCGTTGGCCGCCGAGCAGAGCGGCGGGCAGCCGCCGAAGCTGGATACTTTTCCGCTGGAACTCGGCAAGCCCCTCAAGCTGACGGACGGCCCGAACTGGGTCGTGCGAGAACTATGCCTCGACACTACCGGCGCGACCTTCGAGCAGCTCGCGGCGACGCGGCTGATCCTGCGGTCCGACGGCTCTCGGGACGCCTGCGTAGATGTGCCTTTGCCCTGTCTGTTTGGGGCGTTCTGGGCTGCCACCGAGTACAAGGGGTTCTACACGGCGATCCAGCAGGGCAAGCTCTTCTTGCGGCTGCCAATCCCCGAGGGTCAGGGACTGGAGTTCGAGCTTCAGCCCTACCAGAAGGGGTCGCCGCTGAAGTCTGCCAGGCTCACCCTCTCCCGCGAGTACGTCAGCCAGGCTCCGGCGTACCGGTTCTGCACCGAGTACCGGGCGCTCATGGCTCAGTCGGGCCAGCCCCTGCGCCTTGCCGAGATCCAGGGCGAAGGCGTGTTCATCGGCTCGCTCTTCGCGGCCGACGGATGCTCACACCGCACCCTCACCTTCCTTGAGGGCAACGAGCAGATCTACGTCGACGGAGCTGAGAAGCCGTCGTGGGAGGGCACCGGGTCGGAGGACTACTTCAATGCCGCCTGGTTCTTCAGCGCCGGCGTCAACGCCCGCGTCTTCCACGGCCTTACCGAGATGCTGCAGGGACCGCCGCCGCGCATCAGCGCATACCGGTTCCTGATCCCGGATCGCATCAGCTTCACCAAGAGCCTGCGCTTCGACATGCAGCACGGCAGCCGCAACACCTCACCGGACACGCTCTACAAGTGCGTGAGCCTGTGGTACCAGAAGGCGCCCTGCAAGGTGATAGAGCCCAGGGAGGCCGCCGCAGCGGCCCCGGGAGCATCGACGCCGGAGGGTACGGCTGCAGGTCAGCAGGGAGGTCAGGAGGCACCGGGTACCGACCCGCTCACCCCGATCCTGCTGGGTGTGGTCGTGCTGTTGGCAGTCCTGGCCGGGATTCGCTACCTGCGACGGTCCAGGTAG
- a CDS encoding DUF1559 domain-containing protein produces the protein MRRKSGFTLIELLVVIAIIAILAAILFPVFARAREKARQSSCQSNEKQLMLAYLAYIQDYDERTPNQWFFSSTGGTGYTWVDALMPYVKNLQIFDCPSAGRRTTLYTTPNGLGFIGVNSGSVSYGINTCYWGGYAGSASGPPANNVNGRNLGLIKVPAETVTFLDWTYTEYGNQYDVSANIYNVPLADPPYRHNEMANASFMDGHVKSYPRGGLASQHTVSGVGVYYLFTIQED, from the coding sequence ATGCGACGGAAATCTGGCTTTACCCTGATTGAGTTGCTGGTGGTCATCGCTATCATTGCTATCCTGGCGGCGATTCTCTTTCCCGTATTCGCCAGGGCACGTGAGAAGGCGCGCCAGTCGAGCTGCCAGAGCAACGAGAAGCAGCTTATGCTGGCCTACCTGGCCTACATCCAGGACTACGACGAGCGGACCCCGAACCAGTGGTTCTTCTCCTCCACCGGCGGCACGGGGTACACGTGGGTAGATGCCCTTATGCCCTACGTCAAGAACCTGCAGATCTTCGACTGCCCCTCGGCGGGGCGACGCACCACTCTGTACACGACTCCCAATGGCCTCGGCTTCATTGGCGTCAACTCCGGTTCGGTGAGCTACGGAATCAACACCTGCTACTGGGGCGGCTACGCGGGCTCGGCCAGTGGCCCGCCCGCCAACAACGTGAATGGTCGCAACCTCGGTCTCATCAAGGTCCCGGCTGAGACAGTGACATTTCTCGACTGGACCTACACCGAGTACGGCAACCAGTACGACGTCTCCGCCAACATCTACAACGTGCCCCTTGCGGACCCGCCCTACCGACACAACGAGATGGCCAACGCGTCCTTCATGGATGGCCATGTCAAGTCCTACCCTCGGGGCGGCCTGGCCTCGCAGCACACCGTGAGTGGTGTGGGCGTATACTACCTGTTCACCATCCAGGAAGACTAG
- a CDS encoding glycosyl hydrolase, producing the protein MPDTRDLFANPPKSHRIMPFWFLNRGFDEPELRRQIAEMDEKGVGGVVLHCRHGLLVEYMSDEWLDMIGVCIDELKKRGMEAWLYDEDDWPSGTVGGKLTRPHPEFRMRYLRVQQIVVSGGVTYQTTLEADDNTLLGIQAWKMDDDGQVVLPASTDGSTPPCRDITEAYADGKLQWQAPPGKWLVVPLWECPVAERVTWDRAYYLDTMNPEAVNTFKQMAYQPYLRFREDFGKTVKGIFTDEPGLMIHDGFFGTAAMRTCVDDPQRTLPGVILAWTRDFCDRFEALKGYDLRPWLLALLRDVGPETHQIRCDYYDALTTWYIEAYHGNLSGWAAEHGLDYIGHTLEDPLWGAVRSQGNQIRVLENFHRPGLDYLGHGVGTKENPFRILASKCGSSVAHLQGKPRVMCESFGGSGHGHTLSARRLDANFMACLGVNMFIPHAFYYSFQGFRKTDWPPTEFYHSPFWPWYRHWADYLARLSVLESAGRHVSDALVLQPIRTVQVDMFENGETVREPEAQKLFNRVSDLFLRLHHDYDFADESQLLRAQVQDGRLAFAESEETYPLLVLPGCRVISLETARFLKRFFDGGGRILALGELPSECAERESADELAEVLAHVFGPDSNGEDHRNENEAGGVALAHAHVGEDLQLWLLQNIPHLVSPDVMLDDDERRPVEDLLCCHRAEKLSGEEGAPERNYYLLVNRSAESQKGTLRIMAQGLLQEWHLETGKTTNLFGGKQEEGRLCYPVELEPSEARLVVVTEGEELPEQSVAAPDREVVEKIPLDAHWDFSPQAENVLILDRWTYVARDRQAGVRHHVGIPGQVNSYRTTFEVAEKPRQLRLVLDDVQQSIPSHVGFLSRRRNVEIYINGEQAGPLVPSTWQDRYFLETDLTDLVETGINTLEIHVLSLLEPFEHLNEPAYLIGDFAVLEDRLCAPQRQVHGPFNEQGYAHFVGIAAHTQRVEISAEYCTGHRVILDPGEVHDCCRIVVNGEEVAVRLWPPFQVDITSAVKPGRNEITVEVANSLVNLYDKDSRTSGLIGPARVWVLK; encoded by the coding sequence ATGCCTGATACCCGCGACCTCTTCGCCAACCCTCCCAAGTCTCATCGCATCATGCCCTTCTGGTTCCTCAACCGCGGCTTCGACGAACCCGAGCTGCGACGCCAGATCGCTGAGATGGACGAGAAAGGTGTTGGCGGTGTGGTCCTGCACTGCCGGCATGGACTCCTCGTCGAGTACATGTCCGACGAGTGGCTGGACATGATCGGCGTGTGCATCGACGAGCTCAAGAAGCGGGGCATGGAGGCCTGGCTCTACGACGAGGACGACTGGCCCAGTGGCACCGTCGGCGGCAAGCTCACCCGGCCGCATCCCGAGTTCCGCATGCGCTACCTGCGGGTGCAGCAGATCGTGGTCAGCGGCGGTGTGACGTACCAGACGACCCTGGAGGCCGACGACAACACGCTACTGGGCATTCAGGCGTGGAAGATGGATGACGACGGCCAGGTCGTGCTCCCGGCCTCGACAGACGGCTCCACGCCGCCGTGTCGAGACATCACCGAGGCCTACGCCGACGGCAAGCTCCAGTGGCAGGCGCCTCCGGGCAAGTGGCTCGTGGTACCCCTGTGGGAGTGCCCGGTGGCCGAGCGGGTGACCTGGGACCGCGCCTACTACCTCGACACGATGAACCCCGAGGCCGTCAACACCTTCAAGCAGATGGCCTATCAGCCCTACCTGCGCTTCCGTGAGGACTTCGGCAAGACGGTGAAGGGCATCTTCACCGACGAGCCCGGATTGATGATCCATGATGGGTTCTTCGGGACAGCCGCCATGCGCACATGCGTCGACGATCCGCAGAGGACGCTGCCCGGGGTGATCCTCGCCTGGACGCGCGACTTCTGCGACAGATTCGAGGCCCTGAAGGGCTATGACCTGCGACCCTGGCTGCTGGCCCTCCTGCGCGACGTGGGACCTGAGACGCACCAGATCCGCTGCGACTACTACGACGCCCTGACGACTTGGTACATCGAGGCCTATCACGGGAACCTGTCGGGCTGGGCGGCCGAGCATGGTCTGGACTACATCGGCCACACTCTCGAGGACCCCTTGTGGGGCGCGGTCCGCTCGCAGGGCAACCAGATTCGCGTCCTGGAGAACTTCCATCGGCCCGGCCTCGACTACCTGGGGCACGGTGTCGGCACGAAGGAGAACCCCTTCCGTATCCTGGCCTCCAAATGCGGGTCTTCGGTGGCACACCTCCAGGGCAAGCCTCGGGTCATGTGCGAGAGCTTCGGTGGCAGCGGGCACGGCCACACCCTATCTGCCCGGCGTCTCGATGCCAACTTCATGGCCTGCCTGGGCGTGAACATGTTCATCCCGCACGCCTTCTACTACAGCTTCCAGGGCTTCCGGAAGACCGACTGGCCGCCCACGGAGTTCTACCACTCACCCTTCTGGCCCTGGTACCGACACTGGGCCGACTACCTGGCACGACTGTCCGTGCTCGAATCGGCGGGACGCCACGTCAGTGATGCGCTGGTGCTGCAACCGATCCGTACGGTGCAGGTCGACATGTTCGAGAACGGTGAGACGGTGCGCGAGCCGGAGGCGCAGAAGCTGTTCAACCGCGTCTCCGATCTGTTCCTGCGTCTTCATCATGACTACGACTTCGCCGACGAGAGCCAGCTGCTGCGGGCACAGGTACAGGACGGACGCCTTGCCTTCGCCGAGTCCGAGGAGACGTACCCGCTGCTGGTGCTCCCGGGCTGCCGCGTGATCAGCCTGGAGACCGCGCGATTCCTCAAGCGGTTCTTTGACGGCGGTGGCCGCATCCTCGCGCTTGGAGAGTTGCCCTCAGAGTGTGCGGAGCGAGAGAGTGCTGACGAGCTAGCCGAGGTCCTTGCGCACGTGTTTGGTCCTGACTCCAACGGTGAGGACCACCGTAACGAGAACGAGGCCGGAGGCGTGGCCCTGGCTCATGCGCATGTCGGCGAGGACTTGCAGCTGTGGCTCCTACAGAACATCCCGCACCTGGTCAGCCCGGACGTCATGCTGGACGACGACGAGCGCCGACCCGTCGAGGACCTCCTCTGCTGCCATCGCGCGGAGAAGCTCTCTGGAGAGGAAGGTGCGCCCGAGCGCAACTACTATCTTCTGGTCAACCGCTCGGCGGAGAGCCAGAAGGGCACGCTCCGTATCATGGCTCAGGGACTGCTGCAGGAGTGGCACCTCGAGACCGGCAAGACCACGAACCTTTTCGGCGGAAAGCAGGAAGAGGGGCGCCTGTGCTACCCGGTGGAGCTGGAGCCCTCAGAGGCACGGCTCGTCGTGGTGACCGAAGGCGAGGAGCTACCCGAGCAGTCTGTGGCGGCGCCCGATCGTGAGGTCGTCGAGAAGATCCCCCTGGATGCCCATTGGGACTTCTCGCCGCAAGCTGAGAACGTGCTCATCCTGGACCGCTGGACCTACGTCGCCCGCGATCGACAGGCCGGTGTGCGGCACCATGTCGGGATCCCCGGCCAGGTGAACAGCTATCGCACGACCTTTGAGGTTGCTGAGAAGCCCCGCCAGCTGCGGCTGGTGTTGGATGACGTGCAGCAGTCTATCCCGTCCCACGTGGGCTTCCTGAGTCGCAGGCGCAATGTGGAGATCTACATCAACGGCGAGCAGGCCGGCCCACTGGTGCCTTCGACCTGGCAGGATCGGTACTTCCTGGAGACCGACCTCACGGACCTCGTCGAGACTGGCATCAACACGCTGGAGATCCACGTGCTCAGTCTGCTGGAGCCCTTCGAGCACCTTAACGAGCCCGCGTACCTGATTGGCGATTTCGCGGTGCTTGAGGATCGCCTCTGCGCGCCGCAGCGACAGGTCCACGGGCCCTTCAACGAGCAGGGCTACGCGCACTTCGTGGGGATCGCTGCTCACACTCAGCGCGTCGAGATCTCGGCTGAGTACTGCACCGGGCACCGGGTCATCCTCGATCCGGGCGAGGTGCATGACTGCTGTCGTATCGTCGTGAATGGGGAAGAGGTGGCGGTGCGCCTGTGGCCGCCCTTCCAGGTGGACATCACCAGTGCGGTCAAGCCCGGGCGCAATGAGATAACCGTGGAGGTGGCCAACTCCCTGGTGAACCTGTATGACAAGGATTCGCGCACCTCGGGGCTGATTGGCCCAGCGCGTGTGTGGGTGCTCAAGTAG
- a CDS encoding DUF1559 domain-containing protein: MRRRFGFTLIELLVVIAIIAILAAILFPVFARAREKARQSSCQSNEKQLMLAYLAYIQDYDERTPNQWFFSSTAGTGYMWVDAIMPYVKNLQIFDCPSAGRRTTLYTTVNGLGFYAMNAGSVSYGINTCYWGGYAGSASGPPANPINGRNLAQIKVPAETVCLLDATYTEYGAQYDIWSSIYSTPLKDPPYRHNDMANVSFIDGHVKAMPRGGLAALHTVSGVGVYYLFTIQED, encoded by the coding sequence ATGCGACGCAGATTTGGTTTCACCCTGATCGAGTTGTTGGTGGTCATCGCGATCATCGCGATCCTGGCGGCGATCCTGTTCCCGGTCTTCGCCAGGGCACGTGAAAAGGCGCGCCAGTCGAGTTGCCAGAGCAACGAGAAACAGCTCATGCTGGCCTACCTGGCCTACATCCAGGACTACGACGAGCGGACCCCGAACCAGTGGTTCTTCTCCTCAACTGCCGGCACGGGGTACATGTGGGTCGACGCGATCATGCCGTACGTCAAGAACCTGCAGATCTTCGACTGTCCCTCGGCCGGGCGACGCACCACATTGTACACGACGGTCAATGGTCTTGGCTTCTACGCCATGAACGCAGGAAGCGTCAGCTACGGGATCAACACCTGCTACTGGGGCGGCTATGCGGGCTCGGCGAGCGGACCTCCGGCCAACCCGATAAACGGTCGCAACCTGGCACAGATCAAGGTGCCGGCTGAGACCGTGTGTCTGCTCGACGCCACCTACACCGAGTACGGTGCCCAGTATGACATCTGGAGCAGCATCTACTCGACGCCCCTCAAAGACCCTCCCTACCGGCACAACGACATGGCCAACGTGTCCTTCATCGACGGTCACGTGAAGGCAATGCCGCGGGGCGGCCTGGCCGCGCTCCATACCGTCTCGGGTGTGGGTGTGTACTACCTGTTCACCATCCAGGAAGACTAG
- a CDS encoding radical SAM protein, whose protein sequence is MYEMKPKNLYLMDWAADDPRCVERMTRMVRGMGREPSEVQVLKAEELPEVIRAQGWIGEVRQGAYRTVGDPDLIFNASRWVTPEERQAISQSDLFKRCVEAHAQYGDCKQWFTGSRIQAMLGASPFYHLEGRRKWDPGWICWSLHDLHSAWGCVHRCSYCQRGSVYVINLNLEEFVEHVHELMAANPWQETFRYDVEQDVLAIEPEYGACEMLVNDFAQREKEFLILFSKSANVDHLLNLDHKGHTIMLWTLSTHTVSRRYEARTGTLEERLEAARKCQEAGYHVRFKCKPIIPVRNWREEITHMLECLYSTVQPENLSMETVFFDSVAEMDETLGLDALDPGFVDAAWKLEKEVGDKWPQSEQGMRPFPFEVKEEIYRHFIAESRRLSPQTPITLCAETLKMWEKLDGVVDGKPWNYVCNCGPHCVPGLRSLESIDGPDVERVAKAQRDGCVCLDSPQV, encoded by the coding sequence ATGTACGAGATGAAGCCCAAGAACCTGTATCTGATGGACTGGGCGGCCGATGACCCGCGTTGCGTCGAGCGCATGACCCGAATGGTGCGCGGAATGGGGCGCGAGCCCTCCGAGGTGCAGGTCCTCAAGGCGGAAGAGCTTCCGGAAGTCATCCGGGCGCAGGGGTGGATCGGTGAGGTCAGGCAGGGAGCGTACCGCACCGTCGGCGACCCCGACCTCATCTTCAACGCGTCGCGCTGGGTGACTCCGGAGGAGCGTCAAGCGATCTCGCAAAGCGACCTGTTCAAGCGCTGCGTGGAGGCACACGCTCAGTACGGTGACTGCAAGCAATGGTTCACCGGCAGTCGCATCCAGGCCATGCTGGGGGCCTCTCCCTTCTATCACCTCGAGGGTCGTCGTAAGTGGGACCCGGGCTGGATCTGCTGGAGCCTACACGACCTGCACAGCGCCTGGGGCTGCGTTCACCGCTGTTCCTACTGCCAGCGCGGCTCGGTGTACGTCATCAACCTCAACCTCGAGGAGTTCGTCGAGCACGTCCATGAGCTGATGGCGGCGAACCCCTGGCAGGAGACCTTCCGCTATGACGTCGAGCAGGACGTGCTGGCGATTGAGCCCGAGTACGGCGCCTGCGAGATGCTGGTGAACGACTTCGCGCAGCGTGAAAAGGAGTTCCTGATCCTGTTCAGCAAGAGCGCTAACGTCGACCACCTGCTGAACCTCGATCACAAGGGCCATACGATAATGCTGTGGACACTCTCCACCCACACCGTCAGTCGCCGCTATGAAGCGCGCACCGGGACTTTGGAGGAGCGCCTGGAGGCGGCTCGCAAGTGTCAGGAAGCCGGCTACCACGTGCGGTTCAAGTGCAAGCCGATCATCCCCGTGCGCAACTGGCGCGAGGAGATCACCCACATGCTCGAGTGCCTGTACTCCACTGTACAGCCAGAGAACCTGAGCATGGAGACGGTCTTCTTCGACAGCGTTGCCGAGATGGATGAAACGCTGGGGCTCGACGCCCTGGATCCGGGCTTCGTCGACGCCGCCTGGAAGCTGGAGAAGGAAGTCGGCGACAAGTGGCCGCAGAGCGAGCAGGGCATGCGTCCCTTCCCCTTCGAGGTGAAGGAGGAGATCTACCGCCACTTCATCGCCGAGTCCAGGCGCCTGAGTCCGCAGACGCCGATCACCCTGTGCGCCGAGACGCTGAAGATGTGGGAGAAGCTCGACGGCGTGGTCGACGGCAAGCCCTGGAACTACGTGTGCAACTGCGGGCCGCACTGCGTCCCGGGTCTGCGCTCGCTGGAGAGCATTGACGGGCCCGACGTGGAGCGCGTTGCGAAGGCCCAGCGCGATGGCTGCGTATGCCTCGACAGCCCGCAGGTGTAA